Within the Miscanthus floridulus cultivar M001 chromosome 17, ASM1932011v1, whole genome shotgun sequence genome, the region tataatatggtatgctttagtataaattttttgctgtacctttagatatatgtttttctataattaattcatagctgcagtttctatagtctaattgtggtgaattttttatggtggactaattattatatgcttaaactgtagtaaaaatttcgtactcattagatcatatatataacttagttatagatttatttaggtgtaTATGCATGGGACTCCATAACAAAAATGTTCTTGAACACTCTAAGGGCACGAGGAATAGACACTGCGTTCTTGGCGGGAAAGCTCAAATAATGAAGATATCATAGCGAGAAGATGgtatgtgaaacattgtttttcATATATTAATCTAATAAGTTGGTATGCCTATGTGTTATACCATGACAAAAATAGCAcatcatcttcatccaagaaAAAGCCATTCTAAATTAACCTTTAAAGGGGCGAAATGAGCCTAGATCAGCTGGATGGGTTTCTTGTGATGGAACCTGCCTACTCGGGTTTAAGTCATCGACTTGATATGGGTGTTcgcatttttctggatttattctagAATTTAATGGCACTATTCtttcagtggtagacgacatactcGTCAACAGCGAGGCGTCTGTGATGACTTTTTCAATTTTGAGATTTGCCGGTCCAACTCAgttcttcggaggtgctcatagggatagGACGTTGTGTGtgcgttcataggggtgagtgtgcgctcGTGTATATGAGCGTCTGCGCTGTAACTGAGTTAGATATCACTATCAGGCTATAACAGTGTGATTGACGACTATCGGTCTATACCATTAGGTCGTGATTGGAACGGCTTCTGCACCTAACAAATCAGAGAAGCTAAGAAGCACAAGAAGTCACACTTAAGTGGCTTTACTCTTTTAGTAAAAGAATAGCTTCTCATTTCTGCAGATTCTCTTACAAAGCAGTTTTATTAGGGCACTTGACTCATAAGCCaattctaagtttttttttcatattttaataaaAGAGAGATAAAAACTAGCTCTTGACCAAAAGCTAAGCTTATATACATATTCTAAGATCATGTGAGAGTATCAAACGAGTCTAATCATATTATGAGCTAGCACAATTCGAGAGGTCGGCTTGGAGCTACAAACGTTCGATCTGGCAAAGCCGTCGTCACCATGAAGACCAAAATGGACTTCAACGGGCTAAGACCAAACTAATTTATATTAGTAAAACGGACCATAAATTTCCATTTCCATAGAACCATCAAGGCCCACATGTGCCAGCCCAATAGCCCACTAACTCAAAACCCTAGCAGCAGCCCCCGACTTCCTCTCCCCCACACTATAAAAGTCTTCCgtttcgccgccgccaccatccttCCCGAGCAGGAGGCGGACAAGGTAAGCAGCAGCCGCAGGAACCCTTAGCGCCGCCGCATCCGCAGCCATGGTGAGCACCCGTTCCGTTCCCCGCAGCCCTTTCCAGAGGATTTCTACGCTGTTTCCTGACGCTGATGTCGAGCGCGCTGTGTCGTAGGGTATCGACCTCGTCGCCGGCGGGAGGAACAAGAAGACCAAGCGCACGGCGCCCAAGTCCGACGATGTCTACCTCAAGCTCCTCGTCAAGGTACGCCTCGTGCAGTGGTTTTCTAGCTTTCCCGAGCGAGGCGGGGATGTTGGCTTCGGTAGATCTGCCCGTGGTCGCGTTGTTTTTGGTTCTGAAAATGCCTGTGATTTGTAGTTTCTTACTGTTATAAGAGCAATAGCATCAATTTCGTGAGGACTTGCTTGTTTCGCTGATGTAGTAATCCTGTAGGCTTCACCGTCATGACGAGACTTTAGAAGATAAAATAATTTGTTTCTGTTCATTTCTGTTTCATAATAGGTAGATGTACAGTATTCTTTTTGGGTATCTGCTTGCCCTTATCAAGAAGTGTCATGTCGTTCTAGGTTTTTTATGAATGCCGTGATTTTGATTTGTGTTATGCTGGGGTGCAGCTCTACCGTTTCTTGGTCAGGAGGACCAAGAGCAACTTCAACGCTGTCATCCTCAAGAGGCTCTTTATGAGCAAAACCAACCGCCCACCAATCTCCCTGCGCCGCCTTGTCAAGTTCATGGAAGGAAAGGTATGCAGTTGACAGCCACTCGAGAATAGTCTGTTATTCCAAAATGTAATGTAAAACGTGCTTGTCTCTTTTTGTGTGCATGCTATGTCTTTGTTAAATTGGTGTTATCTGTGTTAATAATAGTGGATGAAAAAAACTAGGTGGTTTGCTTAGTTTCATACATTGGGTATAATGACCATGAATATGGTGCTTAAATAATATCTCCTATGTTAACAGGAGGAGAAGAACATTGCTGTGATTGTTGGTACAGTCACAGATGACAAGAGGATCCAAGAGGTTCCAGCAATGAAGGTTACTGCCCTGAGGTTCACCGAGACAGCAAGGGCCAGGATTGT harbors:
- the LOC136517219 gene encoding large ribosomal subunit protein eL18x-like, with amino-acid sequence MGIDLVAGGRNKKTKRTAPKSDDVYLKLLVKLYRFLVRRTKSNFNAVILKRLFMSKTNRPPISLRRLVKFMEGKEEKNIAVIVGTVTDDKRIQEVPAMKVTALRFTETARARIVNAGGECLTFDQLALRAPLGENTVLLRGPKNAREAVRHFGKAPGVPHSHTKPYVRSKGRKFEKARGRRNSRGFKV